The Corynebacterium suranareeae genome window below encodes:
- a CDS encoding HIT family protein, producing the protein MASVFTKIINGELPGRFVYRSENVVAFLSIEPLTYGHTLVVPVAEVDRWTDLPQDIWSEVNEASQLIGNAIREAFDAPRCGYIIAGFDVPHTHIHLFPTDKMADYDFRNAMAADATDPAKMDEAAEKIREALDGLV; encoded by the coding sequence ATGGCTTCTGTATTCACGAAAATCATTAATGGCGAACTCCCCGGCCGATTTGTTTATCGATCTGAAAATGTCGTGGCTTTCCTTTCCATCGAGCCACTGACCTACGGCCACACTCTGGTCGTTCCCGTTGCAGAAGTTGATCGCTGGACCGACCTTCCCCAAGACATTTGGAGTGAAGTTAATGAAGCATCCCAGCTCATCGGAAACGCAATCCGCGAGGCTTTCGACGCTCCTCGCTGCGGCTACATCATCGCAGGATTTGATGTTCCACATACCCACATCCACCTCTTCCCCACCGACAAAATGGCCGATTACGATTTCCGCAACGCCATGGCTGCTGATGCTACTGACCCAGCCAAGATGGATGAAGCTGCAGAAAAGATCCGCGAAGCGCTGGACGGTCTGGTCTAG
- a CDS encoding class I SAM-dependent methyltransferase: MTEVGQESVTSPELQNILNNYWSGRAQAYHLNQTQSERARFERPIWEAVWSGALPDVKEDAVQVLDLGCGSGYVTHLLSDCGFKAIGVDGSEEMINQAKQENERRAQAGKATATFHIGDAHDPAFPEGSFDAITSRYVLWTLLDPQAAINRWVSLLKPGGVIACVDAAWYPEGIDAGTEVDSVDGPGAFVETYTPELLQKLPMSTTSSGQNFAELFHNAGLRDVTVTPIEGLAELDQRFGLSPGHESTPQFLFRGVKSI; the protein is encoded by the coding sequence ATGACAGAAGTAGGCCAAGAATCCGTGACATCACCTGAATTACAAAACATCCTCAACAATTATTGGAGTGGCAGGGCGCAGGCATATCACCTCAACCAAACTCAAAGTGAGCGCGCTCGATTTGAACGGCCGATTTGGGAGGCTGTGTGGTCAGGGGCTTTACCTGATGTGAAAGAAGATGCAGTACAAGTTCTCGATCTGGGCTGCGGTTCTGGTTATGTCACCCACCTTCTCAGCGATTGCGGATTTAAGGCCATCGGTGTTGATGGTTCTGAGGAAATGATTAACCAAGCCAAGCAGGAAAATGAACGTCGTGCACAGGCAGGCAAGGCAACTGCCACATTCCATATCGGTGATGCACATGACCCTGCATTCCCGGAAGGTTCCTTTGATGCGATAACCAGCCGGTATGTGTTGTGGACGCTATTGGATCCTCAAGCTGCGATTAATCGTTGGGTGTCGTTGCTAAAACCAGGCGGAGTTATCGCGTGTGTAGATGCCGCATGGTATCCGGAAGGAATTGATGCCGGTACTGAGGTTGATTCTGTCGATGGTCCGGGAGCGTTTGTAGAGACCTACACCCCGGAACTTTTGCAGAAACTACCCATGTCCACAACGTCTAGTGGCCAAAATTTCGCGGAACTTTTCCACAACGCAGGCCTGAGGGACGTCACGGTGACACCTATTGAAGGCTTAGCGGAACTTGATCAACGTTTTGGTCTCTCGCCAGGGCATGAGTCAACACCGCAGTTCTTATTCAGGGGTGTTAAATCTATTTAG
- a CDS encoding sensor histidine kinase, which translates to MENPYVAALEQEEKEVGVEKEPEIGPVRAVGRAVPLRTRIILIVVGIAGLGLLVNAVAVSSLMREVSYTRMDQELESSMGTWARNVELFNFDGVRQGPPSDYYVAKVFPDGSSIIFNDAQSAPDLGETTIGTGPHTVAAADGSTSNTPWRVMAEKNGDIITVVGKSMGRETNLLYRLVMVQMIIGALILVAILITSFFLVRRSLKPLREVEETASRIAGGDLDRRVPQWPMTTEVGQLANALNVMLEQLQASILSAQQKEAQMRRFVGDASHELRTPLTSVKGFTELYSSGATDDAKWVMSKIGGEAQRMSVLVEDLLSLTRAEGQQMEKHRVDVLELALAVRGSMRAAWPDRAVNVANKADFIPVVEGDPTRLHQVLTNLVANGLNHGGPDAEVNIEINADETNVKILVADNGVGMSPEDAEHIFERFYRADSSRSRASGGSGLGLAITKSLVEGHGGTVVVDSTPGEGTVFTITLPRVE; encoded by the coding sequence ATGGAAAATCCTTATGTCGCTGCGCTTGAGCAAGAAGAAAAAGAAGTTGGCGTAGAAAAAGAACCCGAAATCGGGCCTGTCAGAGCTGTAGGCAGAGCCGTTCCACTGCGCACGCGCATCATTTTGATCGTGGTGGGTATCGCAGGGCTTGGTTTGTTGGTCAATGCGGTTGCCGTTTCAAGCCTCATGCGTGAAGTGTCATATACCCGCATGGACCAAGAACTTGAATCATCCATGGGGACGTGGGCCCGCAATGTTGAACTATTCAACTTCGATGGTGTCCGCCAAGGCCCGCCCAGTGACTACTACGTGGCCAAGGTTTTTCCTGACGGATCCAGCATCATCTTCAACGATGCGCAATCAGCACCTGACCTCGGAGAAACCACCATTGGTACCGGCCCCCACACGGTAGCTGCAGCCGATGGATCTACGTCCAACACGCCATGGCGTGTTATGGCGGAGAAAAACGGCGATATCATCACCGTGGTGGGTAAAAGCATGGGGCGTGAAACAAACCTGCTGTACCGACTCGTGATGGTGCAGATGATCATCGGTGCGTTAATTTTGGTTGCCATCCTAATAACGTCGTTCTTCCTGGTCAGACGATCGTTGAAGCCGCTTCGGGAAGTAGAGGAGACAGCCTCGAGGATTGCTGGCGGTGATTTGGACAGGCGTGTTCCGCAGTGGCCAATGACCACAGAAGTGGGACAACTAGCCAATGCACTTAACGTGATGTTGGAACAACTCCAAGCCTCGATTCTTTCCGCGCAACAAAAAGAAGCCCAGATGAGACGCTTTGTTGGCGATGCCTCCCACGAACTGCGCACACCACTCACCTCTGTCAAGGGCTTCACCGAGTTGTATTCTTCAGGTGCAACCGATGATGCCAAGTGGGTGATGTCCAAAATTGGTGGCGAAGCCCAACGCATGAGCGTGTTGGTGGAAGACCTTCTATCCCTCACCCGTGCCGAAGGCCAACAAATGGAAAAACACCGCGTTGACGTACTCGAACTAGCTTTGGCAGTACGCGGCTCAATGCGTGCAGCGTGGCCAGATCGTGCAGTAAATGTGGCAAACAAAGCAGATTTCATCCCAGTTGTTGAAGGTGACCCAACGCGTCTGCACCAAGTACTCACCAACCTGGTAGCCAATGGCCTAAACCACGGTGGACCAGACGCAGAAGTTAACATTGAGATCAATGCTGATGAAACCAATGTGAAAATCCTCGTCGCAGACAACGGTGTCGGAATGTCACCAGAAGATGCCGAGCACATTTTCGAACGTTTCTACCGCGCCGATTCCTCCCGATCTAGAGCATCTGGTGGATCAGGTCTTGGCCTTGCGATTACTAAATCCCTGGTAGAAGGCCACGGCGGCACCGTAGTTGTGGACAGCACACCTGGCGAAGGCACAGTGTTCACCATTACGTTGCCCCGGGTGGAGTAA
- a CDS encoding response regulator transcription factor, producing the protein MDNQSDGQIRVLVVDDEPNIVELLTVSLKFQGFSVMTANDGNEALKIAREFRPDAYILDVMMPGMDGFELLTKLRSEGLDSPVLYLTAKDAVEHRIHGLTIGADDYVTKPFSLEEVITRLRVILRRGGAVEEDTSTSLQYADLTLNDETHEVTKAGELVDLSPTEFNLLRYLMLNAEVVLSKAKILDNVWHYDFGGDGNVVESYISYLRRKVDTQDPQLIQTVRGVGYVLRTPRS; encoded by the coding sequence ATGGACAACCAGTCTGATGGCCAAATCCGCGTACTCGTCGTTGATGATGAGCCAAACATCGTTGAACTGCTCACCGTAAGCCTGAAATTCCAGGGCTTTTCCGTCATGACCGCAAATGACGGCAACGAAGCACTCAAGATTGCCCGTGAATTCCGCCCAGATGCCTACATCCTTGACGTGATGATGCCAGGCATGGATGGTTTTGAGCTGCTCACCAAGCTACGCAGCGAAGGCCTCGACAGCCCAGTTCTGTACCTCACCGCAAAAGACGCAGTGGAACACCGCATCCACGGCCTGACCATCGGCGCCGACGACTACGTGACCAAGCCGTTCTCCCTGGAAGAAGTAATCACTCGTCTGCGCGTTATCCTGCGTCGTGGCGGAGCTGTGGAAGAAGACACCTCAACTTCCTTGCAGTACGCTGACCTCACCCTCAATGATGAAACCCACGAGGTCACCAAGGCAGGCGAATTGGTGGATCTTTCCCCAACCGAATTCAACCTCCTGCGCTACCTCATGCTGAACGCTGAAGTTGTGCTTTCCAAGGCCAAAATCTTGGACAACGTATGGCACTACGATTTCGGTGGCGACGGCAACGTCGTGGAATCCTACATCTCCTACCTGCGCCGCAAGGTAGATACCCAGGATCCGCAACTGATCCAAACTGTGCGTGGAGTTGGATACGTTCTGCGTACCCCACGTAGCTAA
- a CDS encoding MerR family transcriptional regulator, with product MTDRTIGEAAELLGVTTRTLRHWDDIGLLQPSWRTTTDYRLYTEDDVERGLQILIYKAAGIALKDIAAVLDQPDSASGHMRRQRELLVEQIGQLHRMVRAVDEILRKDAMSVKDKIEIFGEDLPKYEEEAFQRWGDTPEWAESQKIQERMTKEDFQRVKDEHEGFVEKLIDASRRHIAPGSPEGNELVLAHRASIGQWYTVSPSKQVILARMYVDDERFNETYRGQAEYLLTLVEALAQVEGVDLENVEWE from the coding sequence ATGACAGATCGAACCATTGGCGAGGCTGCTGAACTACTCGGAGTCACCACCCGCACCTTGCGGCACTGGGATGACATCGGGTTGCTTCAGCCGAGCTGGCGAACCACAACGGACTATCGCCTCTACACAGAAGACGATGTCGAACGCGGCCTGCAGATACTTATCTACAAAGCTGCTGGAATTGCGTTGAAGGATATCGCGGCGGTGCTTGATCAGCCAGATTCAGCTAGTGGGCACATGCGTCGCCAGCGGGAACTCCTGGTGGAACAGATCGGTCAGCTGCATCGGATGGTCCGAGCAGTCGATGAGATCCTTAGAAAGGATGCGATGAGCGTGAAAGACAAAATTGAGATCTTCGGCGAAGACTTGCCCAAGTACGAAGAGGAAGCCTTCCAGCGCTGGGGTGATACGCCCGAGTGGGCGGAATCCCAAAAAATCCAAGAGCGGATGACAAAAGAGGATTTCCAGAGGGTGAAAGATGAGCATGAGGGGTTCGTCGAAAAGCTTATCGACGCCTCCCGCCGCCATATTGCGCCCGGCTCCCCAGAGGGCAACGAGCTTGTGCTTGCGCACCGCGCAAGCATTGGGCAGTGGTACACCGTAAGCCCAAGCAAGCAAGTTATTTTGGCCAGAATGTATGTGGACGACGAACGTTTTAATGAAACTTACCGTGGGCAAGCTGAATATCTTTTAACGTTGGTTGAAGCATTAGCCCAGGTAGAAGGCGTTGACCTGGAAAACGTTGAATGGGAATAA
- a CDS encoding alanine racemase: MMIDTPAVVIDRERLDANIAAMATHAAAHGVAIRRHVKTHKIPEIAQMQIDAGARGITCATIGEAEVFAEAGFTDIFISYPVYLSKRAIERLNALAGEIRIGVDSVEMARAAAGLREDIKALIEVDSGHRRSGVTPSSEALTQIREALGSRYIGVFTFPGHSYGPGNAKQAAADELQALQTSVERLGGGLTSGGSSPSAQFTGAIDEMRPGVYVFKDSQQITSGACTEDQVSMTVLSTVVSRNVADRRVILDAGSKILSTDKPAWMDSHGFVLGQPDARVSALSEHHATIFWPEDVELPEIGDQLQVVPNHACTVINLVDEVYVRATDGTLEAWKVAARGKNS, encoded by the coding sequence ATGATGATTGATACCCCTGCTGTTGTCATTGACCGTGAGCGCCTGGATGCCAATATTGCTGCTATGGCGACTCATGCGGCAGCTCATGGCGTGGCAATTCGACGGCATGTGAAAACGCACAAAATTCCCGAAATCGCACAGATGCAGATTGATGCGGGTGCTCGTGGAATAACGTGTGCCACCATCGGTGAAGCAGAGGTCTTTGCTGAAGCTGGTTTCACAGACATCTTTATTTCCTACCCGGTGTATCTGTCGAAGCGAGCGATTGAACGACTCAATGCACTGGCCGGGGAGATTCGCATTGGTGTGGATTCTGTAGAGATGGCCCGTGCAGCGGCCGGATTGCGCGAAGACATCAAAGCGTTGATCGAGGTGGATTCAGGTCATCGCCGAAGTGGTGTGACTCCATCATCGGAGGCTTTGACTCAGATTCGTGAGGCGCTGGGCAGCAGGTATATCGGAGTGTTCACCTTTCCTGGGCATTCTTATGGTCCAGGAAATGCCAAGCAGGCGGCAGCTGATGAACTCCAGGCACTGCAGACAAGTGTTGAACGCCTTGGTGGTGGCCTGACTTCTGGAGGATCCTCGCCATCTGCGCAGTTCACCGGTGCAATTGATGAGATGCGACCAGGGGTTTATGTGTTTAAAGATTCCCAGCAGATCACATCAGGGGCATGCACTGAAGATCAGGTTTCCATGACCGTGTTATCTACGGTGGTGAGCCGAAATGTGGCAGACCGACGGGTGATTCTGGATGCTGGTTCGAAGATTTTAAGCACCGATAAGCCGGCCTGGATGGATAGTCATGGTTTTGTGCTTGGGCAACCAGATGCGAGGGTGTCTGCTTTATCGGAGCACCACGCAACTATTTTTTGGCCTGAAGATGTAGAACTGCCAGAAATTGGCGATCAACTGCAGGTCGTGCCCAACCATGCCTGCACCGTGATTAATTTAGTGGATGAGGTTTACGTTCGTGCCACAGATGGAACACTTGAAGCATGGAAGGTAGCGGCCCGAGGTAAAAATTCCTAG